In Candidatus Moanabacter tarae, the genomic stretch TAAAAAAATTTCAAAATACTCCATCTTAAAACCTCACCTCCTAAGTTGATGAAAGGCACACTACTCGATGATCCGAGGTTACTCAAAGTAAGCTTGGATCGATCGCATGAAATGTCTAAATCAAATTATTTCCCCTCCGGGGCTCGTTAATTCCTCTTCGTAGGATTCCGATTTTTACCACGCTCATCCCTAAACACAAAGCGGGCAAATTACGACTGGAAGTTTACCCATTTGATAACGACCCTTCTTGACACGTTGGGTAACAGTAAACTATGATTTTCCCGTCGTCTCGCTTGGCATCCGGTTACTAATTCGGCGGCAGGTTTTCACATAATTACGCCTAAACCTTAGAAATTCGATCAAGGAAAATTCAGATGGCAGACAGTTCAAAAAATGGAACCTACAAAGTAATAGGCACCCGACCCATCCGTCACGATGGAACAGAGAAGGTGATTGGGAAGGCAATCTATGGGGGCGACACCCGGCTACCAGGCATGCTACACGGCCAGGTTCTCCGCAGCCCCCATGCCCATGCCCGGATAAAATCCATAGACACTAGTGAGGCGGAAGCTCTCGCCGGAGTACGTGCTGTGGTGACCTCGGAAGATTTACCATCCACAAACCCAAACGACATGGTAGATCTCGGAGAAGGGATGACAAAACTCAAATTCCTTCGTGATAATGTCTTGGCCAGCGACAAGGCCCTCTATCGGGGTCACGCCATCGTGGGAGTAGCGGCAATTAATCAGCAAACTGCGGATGAAGCGCTCTCGTTAATCAAGGTTGACTACGAAATTCTACCCCCTGTAGTCGGTGTCCGAGATGCCATGAGGGAGGATGCTCCTCTTCTTCACGATGATTTGACAACAGAAGAATTGGGTGAGGATACCGGGAAACACAGCAACATTGCAGCAATTCTTTCCCACAAGCTTGGAGACATCGAAAAAGGATTTGCCGAAGCTGATATCGTAGTCGAACGCGAATTTGATACCGCAACCGTACATCAGGGATACATAGAGCCCCACAATGGGACCGCAGTGTGGAATCCTGATGGTCAGATAACGGTATGGACTAGCACCCAAGGTGCCTTTGTGGTTCAAAAACAAACGGCCGCAGTCCTCGATCAACCAATTTCGAAAATAAAGGTGGTTCCCCAGGAAATCGGAGGTGGGTTCGGAGGCAAGATTCCACTCTACCTGGAACCAGTCGCTGCGCTCCTCTCGCGAAAGACACAATGTCCAGTGAAATTACTTATGACTCGGGCAGGATGCTTTGAGGGAACAGGCCCAACGCCTGGAACGTATATTCGGCTTAAGTTGGGTGCAAGTAATTCCGGAAAACTGGTTGCGGCTGATGGGTTTATGGCCTTTGAGGCAGGCGCCTATCCGGGATCACCAGTTTTCTGCGGCTTGATGTGTATCTTCTCTTGCTATGAAATACCTAATGCGGAGGTCGTTGGATATGATGTGGTTGTAAACAAGCCTAAGACAGCTCCTTATCGAGCTCCAGGTTCTACCCAGGTTGCATTCGCATTTGAGACGATGTTGAACGAAATTGCGGAAAAATTGGAGATGGATCAATTCGATATCCGGCTCCTTAATGCGGCAAAAGAGGGTACCCGCCGCGTAGACGGCCTCGTTTATCCTCCAATCGGTTGCGAAGAAACCATTTCTGCAGGAAAAAACCACGATCATTATAAGACTCCACTCAAGGGGCCCTACCGGGGCCGCGGAGTTGCAACTGGTTTCTGGTTTAACATTGGATTCAAATCCAGTGTCACAGCAAATGTGAATGAAGATGGAACAGTCAATCTGATGGAGGGGTCAACCGATATCGGAGGCTCACGAACTTCTATTGCGATGCAATTTGCAGAAGTTTTAAAAA encodes the following:
- the hcrA gene encoding 4-hydroxybenzoyl-CoA reductase subunit alpha, with the protein product MADSSKNGTYKVIGTRPIRHDGTEKVIGKAIYGGDTRLPGMLHGQVLRSPHAHARIKSIDTSEAEALAGVRAVVTSEDLPSTNPNDMVDLGEGMTKLKFLRDNVLASDKALYRGHAIVGVAAINQQTADEALSLIKVDYEILPPVVGVRDAMREDAPLLHDDLTTEELGEDTGKHSNIAAILSHKLGDIEKGFAEADIVVEREFDTATVHQGYIEPHNGTAVWNPDGQITVWTSTQGAFVVQKQTAAVLDQPISKIKVVPQEIGGGFGGKIPLYLEPVAALLSRKTQCPVKLLMTRAGCFEGTGPTPGTYIRLKLGASNSGKLVAADGFMAFEAGAYPGSPVFCGLMCIFSCYEIPNAEVVGYDVVVNKPKTAPYRAPGSTQVAFAFETMLNEIAEKLEMDQFDIRLLNAAKEGTRRVDGLVYPPIGCEETISAGKNHDHYKTPLKGPYRGRGVATGFWFNIGFKSSVTANVNEDGTVNLMEGSTDIGGSRTSIAMQFAEVLKISAEDIIPRVGDTGEVGYTDVTGGSRTTYATGWAAHDAAQDVKAQMIERAANHWETPADNVEFDDGVYRNKSDSSKSLNFKELAAIISESDSPVIGRASVNLGFGVGGSFATNIVDVEVDPETGKVKILRFTVIQDAGKAIHPSYVEGQMQGGSVQGIGWALNEEYFYNKEGVMENSTFLDYRIPTALDLPLIDTVIVEKNNPDHPFGVRGIGESSIVPPPAAIANAIYNAIGVRFRELPIRPDRIVAAITLKEGSKSEEAVAG